In the genome of Oryzias melastigma strain HK-1 linkage group LG19, ASM292280v2, whole genome shotgun sequence, the window TCCTTTGCTGAGCGCCGGTATTTGCATCTTTTCCTCGTTCTGACTCCTGCACTGtggacacagaaacacacataaacacaagaATAGGAAGAAAGTCGAACGCTGTCGTGACCCGGTGATAGGACAGCCAAAACAGTCCATCACTTTAGCAGCAAACGCCTCCTGCTGCTCCATTACAGATGTAAAATATGCCATTCCCTGGAGCTTTCAGCGCGACGGGAACACGAtctcctccatttttttttgtctttgagaaGAATTGCTGCCTGAGTCTGTTgctcaacaaagaaaaacacagcagaCACTCACACGGACGCCTCTGCCTGTCGTCGCTCTGGCAGACTGACCTTGGGAGAAGGTCGTGGATGCGTCAGCCCCTGACCTCTGTCCTGCATGTCCTGGAGGGCATTGGGGTCGTTGTCAGGCCCAGTCGATACCTCAGTTTCTCGTTCTTAGGGACTGTATACATTTGTAAAGGAATGTACCTATGAAGAAAAACgtgttgtctgttttttatttgacagtGAATATGTATATTATATGTTCATAAATAAGactatatttatttgtatttttctcctGAAGGAGAAAGGAAATTCAAATGGTGCAAAATTTTATGGTATGATTGTCCTATATggctttgaattaaaaaaaaaatgtgagccAAAATCTAACAAGTGGATTCCActtgattttatatatttaaagtcaGTGCTTTATAAAGTAAGCCATAGGAAAAGCTAAAAGATGAGGGTAAAActtggagggaaaaaagaaaagtatttcttGGGTCGAAAGCCACTGACCagtagttacatttaaaaataaataaaaataaataaaaggtaaaaaaaaaaagctctttttgtATATGTGTTATCAAAATGGTTTCCTTGTGAAGATTCAGCAGGTGATAAGAAAAGAAACTGTGCAAGTACATGCCTGTGAAACCCTGGACTGTTTGAGATGTTTTCATGTAGCTGAGCTTGTTTCTACACTTTTTTGCCAACTTGTTTATAGTCGATGCAGTGTAACTTTTGCAAAGTGCCCAATTTCTCCAAACTGTTGTGTTCTTTTGGTTAATATCTGTCATACAACATCACCAGACGGCAATTATTACATACAACTCATTAGTCCTTCACTCATCTTCAAGGTTGCTGAAGGTCAGCACTCCtcagaacatgttttaaataaagggtcccaaactatggcccacgggccggatccggccctcctccacatttggcccggccccccaaagttgcatatttttctcaatctggTCACATACAACGTGACTTTTAGGttttgtccgaattcccccctaacccctaactactacaAAACTATATAGTGGCCTGGATTTTAAGGGTAATTGGTTTTTCTAAACATCGGATTTGACGTCACGGATTTCACAACgggaaaatcgaataaatacaaacatttaacgatgtttatttatgactccactgtgttctgtggggaaaatgtggatggtttattcaaatattacatttaagcacattgttttgttcaaaattgttcaaccacaatgcattgtggtccatatccgctaatctagtgagcatcgatgcacgctagtttttcacaaagacttctgggaaatttcaagtaCACTCAATTTTGataattagtagattcggacagcactagaaatgGCGAAGGCACTATGTAATTATTAGGGGCGGGAATTctgaaaaaaacctttattccacccttctgcagtctgaactatgacgggagaggatagactatgtattggtttatttttttcaatgttttagtatttcttttcctATAAagtttacagaaattaattatttaaaaaatgtgttacactttttctgttagcctacaaactgaccccagccccacaaaagaagaaaacagttctgtggccctcacaagaaaaagtttttggttttaaattatGGGATTGAAGAAGAAGAGATCTACGAATTACGTATTTGTCATGAAAAGTTGTGTACATCAGGAAGTGTTGCTCGAAAAAGTTGATCTGCATGAATAATGCATACATACCCTGGTAGCCTATAATGAAGATAAAGGAGATGCCTAAGAGAGGTTAATGTGCCtctttaatttaagatttattgGAACCTCTTCAGGGTTcagcatgaaaaaaaagggCTAGTAAATGAGTATGTTTCTGCAGAACACGCTGACTGTGAATATAACTTCTGCTGGAAGTGTGTGCAGGATTAGAATCGAAGCTCGGGAGTTCACACTGCCCTTAAAACCGACAACGTAGAGGTTCTCTTCAGAGTTATCGCGTGCAAAATGAAATTTCCGGGAATTGAAAGTGTTTGGAGGAGAGCGGAAGAGAAAAGGAAGTAACCAGACGTGAGGGAAGTGACGTTTTCTCCATATCTCCTGGCTTTAGGTCACACGGTTGCAACCTACTTTTACTAAATGGATCTGATAAAAGCTGTTCCTGCACACCGTTAGAAAGATTCCTTCCTGAAATatcattttatacttttttaccATCTTCAAGGTTTTGCTTGTTAACAGTGTGTGCAAAAGTCTTCTTATGGTGCTTTGTTTTGATCTCCCTATGCTATCTCATTGTGCTGTTACGCCCCTATGCCTTGTTTTGTATACCTAAATAACCCCATGAGTGAGCAATGGCAAAGGCTACTATTCTCGTGACATTCTTCACAGTCACCTGCAGAATCTATAAGGGACAGAAAACCGCAGTGCAAACATCTGTAGCTGCTTCGAGCTGCTGTGTGCCAACACGCCCGCCAGGTTGCCTTTTCTTAGCGTTTAGCTCCTCTTAGGTATGGGTGACACTCACTGCAGGACGGTGCTGGTGAAGCAGGCTGCTGTAGCTTCCTAAATTAAACCATGTCATCATTCATTGTCtggtttttagggtttttttttaaattagcactGGGtccaaaaaaagaggaattatTGCTTAATTTTCCAAATATCTAAATTGAACCTTGATGGcttaaaaagttcaaaacagAATGATTAAGGAtgtaaaaatagcaaaaattagacatttttgttttatataagcAAGGAATTGTTGTTGATTTTCATCTGAAAATCAAACTACTAGgtcaaaaactatatatttatgGGTGAGTCAAGTTTCCTTCAACACATTAGATTGAAAAGTCAGAGATGAGCACgttgagtttttttaagctcGTATCAAGAAAAAGGTGCCAAATTTCTGAGATGAAACATCTCAGACCAGACAAAAGGTTGTGCCAACTCAGCGTTTACAAGCGAATAAAAACAGGAACCGACTCTTCAAGGAAAGAATTCACACATGAAATTATTTATATCAAAGTACTTTACAACcaattgtactttttaaatgttctgaatGGAAACATTTTATATTGTATGTATACGTGTGTATATATGTTTAtctatatatacacacatatacatatctttgttttattttgtactgtTCATTGtccttttgattttatttaatttagaaactatataaataaaaaaacaatactgtggccaaagttgtttatttgattttcatgtGCAATTATTCCAGcttttgtgcataaaaatatactttcattttggtttaacagtaaaatattagTATATAATTGAATTATAAAGTGATGAAAAACTCAagtgaacacatttaaaaccaGGCTTTACAACCGTTTTGATTGATTcatgggaaataaaaaaaaaaaaaaatcactgaatgatcagatttgttttaatacagactttaattaatataaaataaatctctTCAATAGAAGTCGTTATATATCAGTGAACAAATTTAGACCGATTTGAGCTTCTTTGCTTTGTGTTCACCATCAGAATCCGAGGTttcttcctgtgtttttttgtttttcacttttaattcttcaaaaagCCCCAACTGCTGTTTTGTAGCTATGGTCATCGCCCACAAACACAACTCCAGCCTTTGAGGCGTCCAGTCCTGCTGTGGATCCACTGAGGGTAAAACAAAGCCGCATAAAAGCATTTTCTCCAACacattttagttattatttacCAGTATTTTTCATTCTGATGTGTTAATAGCTTTTGCTTTTAATAGAGAAGTACACCAAGATAATTCTATAGACCACTCTTTTATCAGAACCTCacctttgtttagttttttagaccGTTCAACGATCTTGCTCAGGTACAGAGCGTAGTTCTTGGCTGTGTACTGGATCGGCTGCAGTCCTGGCACACTCTCCATGGCTTCATCAGACATGAATGCAGTCTGTTCTGGAGCTCCTGCAGCCAACACGGCTGGAACCAAACAGTCAGAATCGAGGAAAATGCAACAataagaaccaaaaaaaaaaaaatttaaacaaacaaagtaACTACAGCTACTTTTTATGTCTGTATTTTCTGGATAAATCTAATAaacctgacttttttttaatggaagtcTGTCCACATTCATGCACaggctaaaaaaataagagtttgcCAACCTGAAGCAGTAGCAGGGCCAACTCCTTTCAGGGAACTAAGTTCTGCAATCGCTGCCTGGACATCAGGCAGGAGGCTAAAAGCCTTTCTGGAACATTTCTCCACCGTATCCTCGCTGTTGGACGCCACCAACTGCTGTAGCCTGGGCCTGAACTTCCCTCTCTGAAAGGGACACCAACAGAGTCGCATAAGAAAACGGTAAACTGCAAACTCTTTTACAAGAAATACACTTGCAGAGAATATATAACTATAGAATTTTACATTAGAGATCCTACTTACAGTCAGCTTCCACTGCATTAGTTTCACCAGCTCGGAAAGAGTGATGTATTTTTCTGCTCGACTTGAAATCTGAGCGGGAAGCTCCTCTTGGAACCTAAAGACAGTTTAGAAACAATGTAATAATTAGTATTAACaaatgtaaagtaaagtaaaactaaattatGCATTTAGTTGTAGGGAGTTGTGAGTCTATAAAACTCAGGATACCCagtatatttgtaaaataaaaaaaagaaaaacacaattgacCTGAATACATTATAACAAGCAACAAATCACAAATTAATGCAAAATGTTGGGAAGACAGAAAAGTAGTACATAATACTGCttataaaagaaaaggaaaaagcaaatatatatattttaatatataccATTTGTCAAGTTTAAGCAGGTTCCCCGTTTTCTTTCCTTGGGCTTTAGCCTCGACCACATTCCAGTACTTGTCATACACCTTCCTCCATGTTTTTGGTTCCTCGCAAACAAATAGGCTACTCATATCAGAAGGGTTATTATCCGCTGcaaatacaaaatacatttatataatgTTAATTTTACTGACAATTTTGTTATTATACAACAAATTGGTAGATAAAAACACCGTTATCGTGGGAAAATACCTTTCGTTTGTTGTAAATATCACATTTGCTCTCACCACGatggactaaaaaaatataaacaacccCTACACGTTCGCGCTTCCTGCACAAGCAACTCTCGCGAGATTATCGCAAAATACAACTTCCGGCGCTGCAAGCATTTAACAACACTTTCACAACATAAGGTTagttaaaaatatagaatattCTGACTGAATTTCAGTTTTAAGTTAAACGTGCTTagtttttccagctctccttTAGCTATCTGACTCATTAATTAACCAACTATTGTGCCCGTTTTGTCACCGCAAAACTGTTAaacctaagctaacattagcctcACATTCCTGTCATGTTTATGGTTTTGAGAGTTACTCAGAAGCTATAAGTAAATGTATGgtttatataaacatatattttaatgtgtttttaatcagGACTCCTATATTGCTTTAATCGTGACAGGTTTCCAACCTCCTTTaacctttttggtttttgcacATGTGTATGTTTCTACATATAACTCTGGAACGGGTCAATCATGTGATCaactcttaaaaaacagaacaggcTTGTGTTAatgattagtttttatttaaaaaataaaatcatgttgtGAAAATACTATATCTAATCGCGGTGGGGTTTATAACAGCAGAATAATCAAGTTTACCGTGTTGTCCTAGTAATTATATCGTTTTGACAGTATTTTAGATCATGTGACTTTACTGTACTTTACTGTAGACATTACCGTAGTTAGCTCACCAAATAAAACCGAAATAATCTCctaattgtaaagaaaaaatgttctgttttgatttttagtaTTTGTACTCATGGAAAACAAATAGGAACAACCTCAGAAAAACAGTACAcactttgtttaattttaatattttctttaaaagattgTCCTCTTgcaatacatatttatttttaaattaaatgttgaagttccttgtttgttttagttgtcTTTTTGTGAGGTAGCCCCATAGAAATCCATGATTGGTTGCAGATCAGATAATATCAGTGAAATCCGGCTAGCTTTTTAAATCacttaatgttattttttatgctttttagatcgctttaaattttttttaatcatactgCTCTAGTTTGCACAAAGTTGTGTTGCTAATTTACTGCTTTCTCACTTACAGACGGGTTCACATGGGAGCACATGAAGAGGACTTTGTTCAGTGTCAGACATTCATGAAATTATCATTCAGTCAAACagtaggtgttttttttaattggcatgCTTTTCACATGTTACTGTTTCTGTCTTCTCTGTAGTTTTGAATGCAAATATCTAATGTCTTTCCCTAGagctccccctgctggtggGACCATCATATATTGATGCCAGGCACTCTCttattgaatcttttttttatatatatatgaaatctATAAATATTATACTAGtgagtgtgaaaatgtttgcagaaaaaagtaaacattatgagattaaaaaaaagtctttgatgATTCTTTCAATGCTCATGCTCGTTTTTGTGATGTTTAACCTCTTAAAACCCAttctaatatttaagctaaccTCTAGTCACAGAGCCCCAtttaagcagaattaactactgtgtggtaaaataacccaaaatctgatgttttttttttttttttagacaaaaccttgaaattttttcattaatttaaaactgatatttttttgcagcagtgttggaatgtttttttttattctgtttttgtttctttttttggaacaCTCAGCTCGATAAATATGGAGAAGATGTCACGGGTCACCACCGCCCTAAGCAGCAACACCATCAGTGGCAAAACTATGTTCTGCCACTTGGACGCTCCTGCCAATGCCATCAGCGTGTGCCGCGACGCGTCCCAAGTTGTCGTCGCCGGGCGGAACATTTTCAAGATCTACACCATCGAGGAAGAGCAGTTTGTGGAAAAACTGAATTTGCGCGTTGGCCGCAAACCCTCCCTGAACTTCAGCTGCGCTGATGTCATGTGGCACcagatggaggagaatctgCTGGCCACAGCTGCTACCAACGGGGCGGTGGTCACGTGGAATTTGGGAAAGCCGTCTCGCAACAAGCAGGACCAGCTGTTTACCGAGCACAAACGCACCGTCAACAAGGTGTGCTTCCACCCCACAGAGGTTTACATGCTGCTGAGCGGCTCTCAGGACGGCCTGATGAAGTGCTTTGACCTGCGGAAGAAGGAGTCTGTCAGCACCTTCTCAGGTAACGAGTGGATGAGTGAATTGTAAAGCGGAACAAATCCTTTAATGACCCAGTCTAAtgaaaatagagtttttttgtgtttttaacatgaacattaattgcatttcagagtattcctttattcaaatcattgtgaatcaggaacagacgaaaaaatgcagttggtaAAAgctttgtgatgtagaaaatatgctggaccacaaaaataatgataattttacaaatttttctcgactaaactgtatggctggatagctcagtttTTGTGAGGGGGCAGAAGTATCGCAATTTTAGCCGGTTTCGTAAGGGTACATTTCCTAAATTTTAAGAAACCTCtgtcaaaaattatattttaaaacttttcagaattatccgcttttaagcttttaaatgcgaataaactgtaactgtctagcaGTTTAGTGTGGAAGATGAGATGCAAATGCACAGAGAATgttaatcgttttatttctgCCAAGGCAAcattaacaagtgttcacatTTATATAAGTACACCCGTTTACCTCAGGAGTAAAACTGGCAAAATGCTACTTTTTCGAGAAAACGGCAAAGAAgttcaaaaaaagagagaagaaatgagaaaataggtctaaaaaagaaaaaaaaactggaaaaaaaagttcaaaggcCTAAAAAGGGGGTTCTGGCTGAGGACTGGCCAATGGGTTTGGgagcaaattgtgttttttttgcagccAGCTCTgacagggggagggacttccagctattaattttcgagctccatattttttatctgtggcctgattattttgatttttgttgcatctgtaatgttaggttagagGTGttaggggttgtaagctagggTGTGTAAACaaactagaaaacaacagttttgtagattttagcctaaaaatgacctaatcataattaaaagatgactggaactgcttttaaaataactcaaaagatgactggagctGCAATACTGACTCTCCTGTTTTGGCTCTTGCAGGTCAGTCAGAAAGTGTGAGGGACGTCCAGTTCAGCATGAAGGattttacatttgctgcatcCTTTGAAAACGGGAACGTTCAGCTGTGGGACATCAGACGACCGGATCGGTACGAGAGAATGTTCA includes:
- the zgc:112496 gene encoding uncharacterized protein zgc:112496, encoding MSSLFVCEEPKTWRKVYDKYWNVVEAKAQGKKTGNLLKLDKWFQEELPAQISSRAEKYITLSELVKLMQWKLTRGKFRPRLQQLVASNSEDTVEKCSRKAFSLLPDVQAAIAELSSLKGVGPATASAVLAAGAPEQTAFMSDEAMESVPGLQPIQYTAKNYALYLSKIVERSKKLNKVDPQQDWTPQRLELCLWAMTIATKQQLGLFEELKVKNKKTQEETSDSDGEHKAKKLKSV